CCTGTAGAACCTCTACCTTGAGTCCCTTCAGTTAGCTGTGGCTATCACGGCGCACAATCTTTTCCCTGTTGATGTATTTGTAACATCTGATACAAAATTACTAAATATCGCCGAAAAATACTTTAGGACTTTTAATCCTGAATAAGTTTCAGAGATAAGAAGGGCCTTACTTAAAAGTGCTTTATCCGGTTCTCATGAAGAACGCGGGGAGCTTGAAAAAGTAGGGGCGAAAAATTTTTCGCCCCTACGGTTTATCTGGTTCCTACGATCTTGGGAACAAGATAACACCTTCATTCACAATTAAGTATATTATTATGTTATTTTTGTTCCGCAGTGAGGGCAGAAAGCGGCAAGAGATTTTATTGAGGTGCCGCATTGAGTGCAGGTACTTATTACACCGATTTGAGATTCAAAGACAGGCGCTGCGGCTTTTGGTCTGCTATAGGTTACTTTTTCCTTGGCTTTTCCTGTTATCGTAACTTTATCATAAATGGCGTGGTTATTAATGGTGCTGTTATTTTTTGTTTGATTTGCTTTTTTCAGAAGGCCCTGAGGATGCATGACATCGATGTGATTATAATTATTTATTTTGTTAATCATGGCATCCTCCTCAGAAAATGGAGAATTTATTGAAATTTAATTTATTAAAATTCTAATACTATTTTTTAGAATATTCAATTGGATTTTTTATCTGGTCCGCACGGACTGTGGGTAACGAGAAAAAGTAGGGGCGAAAAATTTTTCGCCCCTACGGTTTATTAAGTAGCTGACTTCTTGTAAAATCCAGTGTTTCCTGCGAAAGTGGCGGGGTTGCTGAATGATGCGATGCAACATCTGCCCCCATGCGGTTTGCCAGTTCCATGGTTGCTTTAATATCCCAGCCAAGGGTGAAGCCGAACAGGATTCCGGCAGAGCATGCGTCACCTGCTCCTACAGGATGAGCTTCACCTTTAACCTTTCCTGACCGTGTTATGACAAATTCTCCATCCCGTTTTAGTACAAGGGTGCCCTGATCACCGCGTGTTACAATAACCACCTGCGCTTTAAACCGTGCAAGCAGCATCCCCATTCTATGTTTTATCCCTTCAGGGGAGTTATCTGATGTACAGGTTAAACCCAGTATATCCAGCATTATATTCAGTTCCCCATTATTTGCCTTTATGATTGTTGCTGCATTACAACTGTACTCAATTATTTCAGGTGAATAACATTTTTCTCCTGTAAGGGTGTTTTGCCTGAGATTTATATCATAAAGACATATTGCATGTTGTGGAAGAAACCCAAGAAAATGCCTGATGGTATTGCGGGATGTCTCATTTCTCTGTGCCAGGCTTCCAAAACATACTGCCGAACACCGTTCTGCAAGTTCTCTTAGCCCCGGGCTGTTTGGGATATAATCCCATGCAGTGTCAGCCTCTATCTGGTATCCTGGTTCACTGTTTCGCATAAAAACAGAAACAAGACCTGTCTTATGTTGATGATCCTTTTCTATATAAGCAGTCGATATCTTCTTTTTATTAAGTGTGTCAATGATCCTGTTGCCTCTTGTGTCAGTACCTATTGAACTCACAATATACCCCTTGCCAATACCCATCTGGCTGGCAAGCTGATGTGCATGAAAGGCAAAATTAAAAGGAGCTCCACCCAGAGTCTCTGTTTTGTCCTCAAATAGATCATAGAGGACTTCGCCGATACCTATGAAGGTTATATGATCTTTTTCTGATACAACTGATTTCATTCCAATACTCGCTAATGTAAAATCATATTTGCTATAAATGACAACTTATTGTCAATAGAAAGTACTATACAATTCAATATAATCTCTGATTTATCATCATGATATGAGCTACATATATTTACTGATTATGTATTGAAATCAAAGAGATAAATATTTCAGCAGACTTTCAGGTTTAATTTTCACTTTTCCTGACCCAAAATCGAAAAGTTGTATTGACAATTTCTTCATTGAATATGTAGTATCAGCCTCTCTATAGGAGCGGAGATGACTGAAAGCCATAATAAACAAGCCGGAAGAAATGCGGATGCAGAATCCCGCAAGACCAAGCATCGTCAGGTTTTTGAATATGTGCTGGCCGATATTGAGTCCGGGAGGCTCAAAGAGGGTGACCGCCTTCCATCAGAGGCAGAACTGGTAATTCAGTTCGGGGCATCGCGCCCTACTGTCGCCCGTGCGTTGCATGACCTGCAGAATATGGGGCTTGTTGAGCGGAAGGTCGGATCAGGCACCTATGTACACAAAACTCATGAGCAGGTTAGATCATGGCGTTTCGGACTATTGATACCCGGCCTTGGCACCACTGAGATATTTGAACCTATCTGTGGCCAGATTGCGCGTCTTGCACAGAAAAATCATCATACACTTCTATGGGGCGATTTTGGTGAAAAACAGGGTAACCCTGATCCTTTGCTGATTGAACAGGTATGTGAAAGCTATATAAGACAGTCGGTTGCGGGTGTATTCTTTGCTCCCTTGGAATTGAGTGAAGATAAAGATCGGATTAACCGGTCTGTCATATCCTCCATGAAATCGGCAGGCATACCCATTGTTCTGCTTGACCGTGATATAGTGCCTTTTCCACAAAGGAGCGGCCTTGACTTGGTGGGTATTGATAATCGTCTTGCAGGGTTTCTTATTACAAATCACCTTATCAGTCTGGGATGCAAAAGGATCGACTTTCTTGCAAGACCAGGCTCTGCGCCTACTGTGAGCCTGCGTATATCTGGATATCGTGAGGCGCTTATCAACAGCGGAGTAATACCCTCAAACGAATGGGTTCACAGCGGTGATCCTGCAGATCATAATTTTATTAAGGGTGTTATCAAGGATGGTGCAACAGCAATTGTGTGTGCAAATGACCTTACCGCCGCAAACCTGATGAAAACGCTTGATGCGCTTGATTATGCTGTACCGCAAAAAATCCGAGTGGCAGGCTTTGATGATGTGAGGTATGCGGAGTTGCTGAGCCCAGCCCTTACCACCATTCACCAGCCATGCACGGATATAGGAACCATTGCCATGCAGGTGATGCTTGAACGTATAGAAAATCCCATGCTTCCCCCACGTGATATACTGGTTAACCCTGCTCTTATTATAAGAAAATCATGTGGTGCTTAAGAAATATTCTGAAATAATCAGCGGCAGCCCTAACATGATAGTTATTGAATATACCTGGATAGATGAAGTAAAAAACATTTAAACACCTTTATAAATAAGGTAACAGAAGATAGTCATAAGGAATCACATAAGTGAAAAAAGCCCTTGAACTGCTTGCGCCTGCCGGTACCGCTGAAATAGGTAAGGCAGCCATTGACCACGGCGCTGATGCGGTTTATATCGGTGCACCAAAATTCAGCGCTAGGGCACAGGCAGGTAACAGCATTGATGATATTACCGGGCTGGTTCAGCATGCCCAACTGTTTAATGCAAAGGTCTATGTTGCACTGAATACAATCCTGACAGATGCTGAGATAGAGCAGGCTTTGGCACTGATTGGGTCACTCTATGAAGCAGGTATTGACGGCCTGATCATTCAGGATGTGGGGCTGCTTGAACTTGATCTTCCGCCTGTTCCACTGATCGCAAGTACCCAGATGCACAATACCACGTTTGAAAAGGTGAAATTTCTTGAAGAGGTAGGTTTCAAAAGGGTGATACTTGCAAGGGAGCTTTCATTAAATGAGATCAGGGCAATCAGAGACAGCACAAAGGTAGAGCTGGAGGTATTTGTTCATGGCGCTCTCTGTGTGTCATACAGCGGCCAGTGTTACATGAGCCAGTATGCATTCGGGCGAAGCGGAAATCGCGGTGTATGCGCACAGCCATGCCGCCACCAGTATACCCTCACTGATGGTAATAACAAAATGGTTATCAGGGATAAATACCTGCTCTCCCTTAAAGACATGAATCGTGTAAAGGCAATAGGTGATCTTGTTGCCGCAGGTGTAACCTCATTCAAGATAGAGGGCAGGTACAAAGAGATAGAGTATGTAAAGAATATCACGGCCCTGTACAGAGAGAATATTGATGAGTTTATTGCCCAAAATCCAGAATATTGTATGGCCAGCAGCGGCACATGCGCCTTTGGCTTTAAACCTGATCCTTTTAAAAGTTTTAACCGTGGGTTTACAGATTATTTTATTGATGGTGTACGTGAAAAGATGGGAACCCCTGATTCACCAAAATCCATGGGTGAGTTTATAGGCACAGTGGATAAGTGTGAAAGGGATTGTTTTAATATAAAAGGTCATGACCTTATAAATGGAGACGGCCTCTGCTTTTTCACCAGTGACCATGATCTGACCGGATGCAGGGTAGACAGGGTTGAAGGGGAGAGGGTTTTTCCAAACAGCATGGCCGATATTACTGAGGGTACTGCAACCTACAGGAATCTGGATATTGATTTTACCCGTACCTTAAAAGGTTCAACTCAATGCAGAACAATAGCGGTTGACATGGATTTTAAACAGGATGAAACAGGCATAAGGCTAAAGGTGGTAGACGAGGATGGTATAACTGTTGAGACCAGTGAGGCCTTTCCATTTGAGCCAGCACAAAAAACGGAACGTGCCCGTTCCACTATTGAGGCCCAGCTTATAAAGACAAAGGGTACCCCTTACAGGGTTAAATCAATATCTATCAGTCCTGGCCAGCCTGGTTTTATGCCCCTGAGTATTATTAATGATATCAGGCGGAGGGTCATTGAAAAATTAACCATTGCTCGTTTTGAACACTTTATAAGCAAAGGTGAAGAGGTCGTTCCAAAGGATGTATCATCCCCTGAAAAGGAACTTGACTACAGGGCCAATATCCTCAATACAAGGGCAATGGCATTTTATGAGCGTCACGGGGTAAAAGTAACAGAGATGGCCCTTGAGTCGGATGATGAGATCAGAAAAAATTATAAGACAGGCAGGGTAGTTATGACCACAAAGTACTGTTTAAGGTATGAACTTGATGCCTGCCTCAAATCAAAAGAGGGTAAGAGAAAAGGACTGGTTGAGCCATTGCGGATAAGCGACAGGCAGCATACCTACCGGCTTGAATTTGACTGCATGAATTGCCGGATGATGATTATTGTTGAAGGTGAGGTATTCGCAGCATCGGGCGAGAGTGACAAGAGATGACACAATCAAGACGACATCAGCCTGCGGGTGGCTTATCAATCCTTTATGAGGACAGGGATATCATTGTTGTAAATAAACCTGTCGGGCTTTTAACCATTGGCACTGACCGGGAAAAGCAAAAAACAGCCCACTTTACCCTCAACGATTATGTCAGGAAAGGTAACTCAAAATCCTCAAACAGGGTATATGTGGTGCATCGTCTTGACAGGGAGACATCAGGCATACTTGTTTTTGCAAAAAGCGAACAGGTGAAGATGTCCCTGCAGGATAACTGGGATAAGACTGAAAAGCACTACCTGGTTATCCTTCATGGTAATCTGAAGGAGAAAGAAGGCACCATATCTTCATATCTTATCGAAAACAGGGCTCTAAGGGTTTATTCGACTAAAGACTCTTTAAAAGGTAAACTTTCTCATACCGCTTATAAGGTCATTGAAGAGATAAAAGGATTCACCATGGTTGATGTTAATCTTATTACAGGCCGTAAACATCAGATTCGCGTACATTTTTCAGAAATGGGCCATCCTGTGGTTGGTGATAAAAAATACGGGCCGGATGAGACTGTATCAAAGAGGCTGGCCCTCCATGCCCGTTCTATTATGTTTAATCACCCGTTCACCCGTAAGCCAATGAGCTTTGACACAGGTGTACCTGAAGAATTTAACAGACTTTTTCGAAGGTTGAATATTTATACTGTTAAATCTTAAAAATAATAATAAATGTTAACCTATTGATTTTAGCTGCCTAGTGATATATCATTTCCTTAAAAATGGAAAGTAAGGAGGTAGGAAATGCTTACAAAGCTTACGGCAAAAAACCAGATCACTATACCCAAGGATGTTATATCAAGTCTTCCGGGTGTACAGTATTTTGATGTGAGTTATAGTGAAGGAAATGTCATACTTAAACCTGTCAAGGTTTATGATACAGACATTGACGGGATCAGATCAAAAATGAAGCAGCTTGGTATCTCAGAAAAAACTGTAGAAGAAGCGGTAATCTGGGCCAGGAAGAAATGATAAAGGTTGTTATCGATACAAATGTCCTTGTTTCAGCCCTTCTTTTTGATGGGACACCAGGTAAACTTGTCACACTCTGGAAAGAGAAATATATACTGCCCTTATGCTCAAAAGAAATTATGGATGAATATTTAAAGGTTCTTGCCTATCCTAAATTTAAACTCACTAATGTAGAAATAGAATATCTTATTACAGTTGAGATTTTGCCTTGGTTTCAACCTGTTACTGTCCGGAAAGGAAAGCCCTTTATTAAGAATGACCCGCAGGATGATTTTTTTATTTGGTGTGCTGTTGAAGGAGACGCGTATGCAATTATTTCAGGAGATAATCATTTATTAAGTATGAAAGAACCGCCAGTAACTGTTTTAACCATAAACGATTTTTTAAAATTTATAAGTAATGAAAGAGGGAAATAGAGATGAAGAAATTTATGAAAATTTTGCTGGCAATTGCTGGTATCATTATTTTGGCTGTTATTGTACTCGTAGTCATGTACTGGGACACAATAGGAATCATGCTTGGAAATAGAAAGGTTCAACCCCATACAGAGGTGGTTCGTGACATTGCAACTTCACCTGTTCAGCCGATTACAAAAGGAGAGGCAGACTGGATCAGTTGGCGCAATATCAGTGGTGATAACAGGAGCTATGTTTCAGGTATAAAAACAGACTGGTCAAACGGATTAAGGAAGGTCTGGGAGATAGATTACCTGTGTGATGGGGAGGACAGCGCAACATGGTCTGCGCCGATTGTGCAGGGTAACAGGCTTGTAGTCTGCGGACGTGATGGCAAAAATGACGTTGTATACTGTCTTAACCCGGAAGATGGTGGACTTATTTGGAAACAATCATACCAGGCTGAAACATCGAATGAATATGGTATGGGTTTCAGGGCAACCCCCTGGATTGATGATGACCGTGTGTATACCTATGGCAGGGGTGGCGATCTTGCCTGCTGGAATCTTTTAAACGGTGAAAAAATCTGGCATAAAAATGTACATGATGCAGGTGGTGAGGAGCCCACATGGGGGCTTTCATCATCCCCGCTTGTAACCGCTTCCCTTGTGATAGTTAGCGGTGGAGGAGCCGCCCGAACAATAGCATATAACAAGATGACAGGGGATATAATATGGAAGGCCGGGCAGGGTCTGGCAGGGTATGCTGCAATTACCATGATGGAGATTGATGGTGAACCGGTGGTTCTTTCATTTCATGGAAAGGGGCTTGCTGCAATTACCATTAATGATGGAAAGGTACTGTGGGACATTGAATGGCAGACATCATATGATGTTAATGCCACCACACCGGTTATAAAAGACAATCTTGTATTCATCACCTCCGGTTATAAAACCGGCTGTGAACTCTTAAGAGTTACTAGATCAGGTGCAGAGGTGGTGTGGAAAAATAAAGAATTTGCATCACACCATTCAGACCCATTCATTATCGGTGACCATATATATGGTTATTCTGGTGACAGTATGCAGAACAAGGGCCATTTCAAGTGCCTTGAGCTTGAGACCGGTGCAGAAAAATGGAGCACAAAAGAGATGGGGTGGGGGACATGTATTGCCGTTGAGGATTACCTTTTATGTAAAGATGTCAAGGGCAGCCTGTATCTTATGAGGCCTGATCCTGAAAAATTTGTAAAGGTTGCGGAACTGCCAAAGATATGGGGCAAGGTGAGCGGGGCAACATGGACAAAACCCATACTGGCTAACGGCAGGTTATACCTGAGATTCAAACAGGGGTTGATATGCCTTGATATAAAGTTAGTATCATAACTACATGGCATCAATCCCCATGCTGATAATGGTCCCGGTCAGATCACTGCCACTGGTCTTGATTACCGATACCCTTTCGTGACTCAGTTTAACCTCATCAACTAGATACTGTTTGATCGCAAGCGCCCTTTCTTCAGCAATGGATATCAATTTATCATCACTGATCGTCAGTGCCTTTAAAATATCATCATGGATCTCTTTATAAACCGTATTATCATTAACCTGTGTCTCTGATCCCTGTGCGCGTTCCTGTACCTTTTCAGCTCCCTCCGCCGTGGTGCTCTTTTCCAATCTTTCTTTAACACCTGACAGGCCCATCTCATTATTTATTGCCTCCAGTGCGGCACGATTTTCTGCGATCTCCCATAACTCCTGCGATTTCAACTCATCTTCTAGCGCTGATACTTCAATGGCCCGCTTGTTAGCAATCATCTGTTTGAGTTGACCCCTCTTAAGCGCGGCAACATCCTCAGACCTTGAGGCATTGCCCTTTATGGAAAGAGAGAGCTGAGGCCTTTGATTGAGCGCATCAGCAAGTTTATTGAGGTTATCTTTACCTGCCTGATTCAAGAGAGAACTGCCCGGTTCAAATAAAATCTCCCCCATGTCATCGCCTCCGCCCGGTATCAGGGAGCCGAGGAGTGTAAAAGGAGATGCAGCCGCCTTTACTATTATATTTACTAGGGTCTTTATTATAATGCCTGCAACACTGAAGCCAGGGTCATCAAGGTCTCCAGATACATTTACATCAAGATCAATCACACCGGATATGTCACGCAGGAGGGCAAGTCCAAGACCCACAGGCGCATTAACAACGGGCTCAACAGCAAGCTTTTCACCCAGATAGAGATTTTTTGCGTTTATGTTGTTGTCGCCCTTTAATTTACGGTCATGAAGCGCATAATCAAGGTCAAGAGAGAGTTTTCCGCTTTTAAGATAGTTGCCTATATAGACACCAGAATAGGGTGAGAGGTGTGTCATCTCCAGTCCTTTGAGTGTGCTTTTAAATGCGAACCCGGGTTGACGGCTTATTGGATCAAGAGTGCCTGTGACAGTAAAAGGGGCGTATTTATCTATTTCAGCCTTGAATGAAAATGGTGATGGGTCTGTTGCCTGTGAACCTATTTGATCTATGCTCAGGGCCATATTATACATGCCTGTCTTGTATTCTGGTTTAACACTTTTATCTGAAAATAGAACAGTGCCATTACTCAAACTGACTTTATTTATTGCAAACTCCCACGGCTCTGATTCGACTGGTTTAGCATTTGAGGGCTCATCACTCTCTATTTGCTCCTTCTCTTTTACCATGCCTGCAAGGTTAATGACCTTTTTATCAGAGAGACTGACAGCAAGGTCTGGCTTTACAAGGCTGATTGATGCAACTGTAATTTTTCTTTTATCAACCTCTGCTTTTATATCATCAAGCATTAATCTGTTAAAACTGAAGAGAGGATTATTTGAACGCAGATCCCTGATCTTTAAGTTGTCCACGCCCATGCTGGCGGCTGCATTGATTGAGGTCTTTCCGTCATTTTTAACTGACACATTTCCATCTGCAAAAAGGTTTCCATCCGCTATCGTGAGCCATGTGATTGCTTCAAGATATTTTGTGAAGGGGTTAAGGAGGAATTTATCAAGCTTATATTTCAGCTCCATTGAAAAGGGTGACGGGCTTAAAAGGCCATCAATATTTATCTCCCCATTATTGTTAAGGATGGCATCAAGATTAATTGAAATCCTGCTTTCAGGGGCAAGGGATATATCCTTTAAATCCAGATTGATCCCTGAGAGCGTATGTTTTGTGTTTATTTTTTCGTTCTGGTCTTCAAAATCAATGGTGCTGTTTTTAAGGGAGAGCTGTTTCACCAATATATCCCATGGTATAACCTCTTTTTTTGTATCAATGGAGACCTTTTCCTGTCCTGTGTTCTCCGGTTTATCGGGAGGAATCAGTGCCTCATACCTTGCCTTTCCCTCTTTATCAATCCACTGATTTAAAGCCAGCCTGTCCAGAAGCACCTCTTCAACCATTACCTTATGCCCTGTAATATCAACAGTGAAATTTTGAATGCCAATATCCCCTGCGCTCAGCATGGTTGGGTCAGGATAAGGGTCATTAATGCCAAGATCCTTTATTGCAAGGTTCCCTTTATCTATTTTAAAAATGAAATCAGTATCATTTTTAATATGGATATTTGTATCAAATGAAAGCGTTCCTCTCCCTATTTTAAGGGGAAGGATATTTTCAAGAAATTTGCTCAGGCCGGCCAGATTAATATCCTTTGCACCTATACTTCCTTCCATATACAGAGGATCTATCCTGTAATCGCCCTTAAGCAGCAGCTCTCCTCCTTCCTGATCTTTTGCATTTATGGTAAATGGATTCAGATGCTCGTCACCTGTGGCAAAATATAATTCTTTCACCTGGATGGATATATCATTAAGGTTTGCTGTCGCAGGGTCAGCAGTGCTTTTATCAATATATTTGAATGATCCTTTATTGATGGATGTGTTAAACAATTTAATTGCAATTGGTCTTTTACCTTTTTTTACTTCTTTCTCTTTGCCAGAACCAGATGATGACAGCTTTTCAATTATATTGCTGAAATTGAAACCTGTTTTGAGTTTAACTATATTAATACGTGAGTTATCCAGAGACAGTTCGTCAAAGGCTATTCCAAATAAAAAAACAGACTTCCATAAACCAAAATCAACAAGCAGATTATCCCATGCTGCAAGAGCTCCGTCATTTGAATCGGAGACTGAGAAATTCTCTATTTTTAAGGATAGCTTGAAAGGATTGAAACGGATATCGCCTGCGGTTATCTCTCTACCTATCAGGGTTGAGACATCGGTCTCCAGTGTCTTTTTAAGTTTACCGGGCAGGTAAAACCAGGAGAGGGAGAGGTAAACAAGATATAAAAACAGACATGAAGCTAATACCCATTGATACCACTTGATAAGCTTTAACCGGGTTTTTATTGTACTCATGGCGATCCCTCTGTGTAATTATTAATGAACTGTTACTTTAAGCCCCATCTCCTCCAGGATATTTTTTAATGACTGGATCTTTTCGTCAGAAGGGACAGGTGCCTGAGCCACCTTTTTATTATTACTGATCCTCTGGTGTTTCATAACCCCCAGGTTATGGTAGGGCAACAACTGTATAACTGTTACTGCATCACCAAGTGACTTGCAGAACTCCCCAGTCTCGCGTATGTTTTCCTCTGAGTCATTGAACCTTGGTACCACAGGTATCCTTACCTGAATCTTCCCGCCTGCATCTGCAATCCTTTTTGCATTTTCAATGATTATCTCGTTTGGTACGCCTATTACCTGCTTATGCTGGTCACTTCTCATATGCTTAAGGTCATAAAGAAAGAGGTCAGTGTATGGCAGTACCGCATCAATATTTTTTGTACTGGAAAAACCTGTTGTGTCAAGTGCAGTGTGGATTCCCTTTTCTTTTAATGACTTAAGGAGCGCCACTGTGAATTCAGGCTGTGAAAGCGCCTCACCGCCAGATATGGTGACACCTCCGCCGGACTGATCATAAAAGGGCTTATCCCTTACAAGCTTTTCTGTAAGCTCTTCAACTGTATAATCTGTACCGCACATATAGAGTGCGTCAGGGTAACAGACATTAGCGCATGCGCCACAGTTGTCACATAAATTTCTATCTATATCAATAAGCCTTATATCCTCTTTTGTTACCATGTGCTGTATGACTGTGCCCGGGGTTATGGCGCCTTTGGGGCAGGCAGATAAGCATTTCCCGCATTTATCAATGCCAATGCACCGCATGGAGATCCAGCTCAGTTGTGTATAAAACTCCTGTGATTCAGGGCTGTGACACCAGGGGCAGCGCAGGGGGCAACCCTTTAAAAACACAGTTGTGCGTATGCCAGGGCCATCCTGTACTGAAAAGCCCTGTATGTCATATACCTTGCCGGTGATAGCCACTAGAAATTGAACTCCGTTCTCTTTATTATATCTTCCTGGCTCTCCTTATACAGCTCTACAAAATAGGCGCTGAATCCGGCAATGCGCACCACAAGGTCCCTGTAATCATGAGGCCGCTCCTGTGCCTTTCTCAATACATCAGCGCTAACAATGTTAAACTGCATCTCCATGCCGCCAAGGCCGAAGTAGGTTTTAATAAGCGCCTTGAGCTTTTCCTTACCCTGTTCATTTCTTACTGCTGTGGGGTGAAAGCGCAGGTTTAATAGTGTGCCGTTCCCGAATTTCTTCTGATCAATGGCAGAGACCGATCTTACAGTTGCTGTGGGCCCGTTCTTATCAAGCTGCTGAACAGGTGATATGCCGTCACTTAAGGGCTCACCCCTTTTTCTTCCATCAGGAGAGGCGGAAGTCATCAAGCCAAAGAGGATGTGTGCTGTTACCGGGTAGAGCCCTGCTGAATACCTGCCCCTGTATCCTGTGCCCGAGTTAATGGCATTTGCATATATATCAGATGCCCATGTGGCAAACTGATCCGCATACTCGTTGCCATTGCCATAATGGGGCGACTCTTTTAATATCCGCTGTCTTAAATCTTCCTTTCCTTCCCAGTTTGTCATGATGGCATCATAAAGCTCCTTCGCGCCTATGAGCTTTTTATCAAAGACCATGTATTTTACTGCCGCAAGGCTGTCTGTTATATTGCCTATGGCAATGCCGGCATTGCCTGTGGAGTTGTATTTTGCACCCCCCTTCATTACATCCTTACCCTTTTCCATGCACCCGTCTATTGTTGCGGAGACAACTGGAAGTGGCATATGCTCTGAAGCAACATATTCAAAGGTGTTTATGAGACTTATGTGCCATTTTGCAAAGTATTCTATCTGCCTTTTAACTGCATCCAGCACCTCATCAAAACTCTTCATCTCATAGAGATATCCTGTGGGTAAACCTGTCTGGCCGCTCATACTGCCGTCAAAACCGGGCATGGGGTTATAACCATTATTGATTGCCAGGATGAATGCATTAAGCAGGTTGAAAAAGGACTCTGTACCTGTTCCGCCAGGTGCTGCCCATTCATCTCCGCAACTCTGCGGTTCAACACATCCTATCAGGCAGTAGTTTCGTGCGCTCTCTATGGGC
The sequence above is drawn from the Desulfatiglans sp. genome and encodes:
- a CDS encoding zinc-ribbon domain-containing protein, with protein sequence MINKINNYNHIDVMHPQGLLKKANQTKNNSTINNHAIYDKVTITGKAKEKVTYSRPKAAAPVFESQIGVISTCTQCGTSIKSLAAFCPHCGTKIT
- a CDS encoding substrate-binding domain-containing protein, with the translated sequence MTESHNKQAGRNADAESRKTKHRQVFEYVLADIESGRLKEGDRLPSEAELVIQFGASRPTVARALHDLQNMGLVERKVGSGTYVHKTHEQVRSWRFGLLIPGLGTTEIFEPICGQIARLAQKNHHTLLWGDFGEKQGNPDPLLIEQVCESYIRQSVAGVFFAPLELSEDKDRINRSVISSMKSAGIPIVLLDRDIVPFPQRSGLDLVGIDNRLAGFLITNHLISLGCKRIDFLARPGSAPTVSLRISGYREALINSGVIPSNEWVHSGDPADHNFIKGVIKDGATAIVCANDLTAANLMKTLDALDYAVPQKIRVAGFDDVRYAELLSPALTTIHQPCTDIGTIAMQVMLERIENPMLPPRDILVNPALIIRKSCGA
- a CDS encoding U32 family peptidase, yielding MKKALELLAPAGTAEIGKAAIDHGADAVYIGAPKFSARAQAGNSIDDITGLVQHAQLFNAKVYVALNTILTDAEIEQALALIGSLYEAGIDGLIIQDVGLLELDLPPVPLIASTQMHNTTFEKVKFLEEVGFKRVILARELSLNEIRAIRDSTKVELEVFVHGALCVSYSGQCYMSQYAFGRSGNRGVCAQPCRHQYTLTDGNNKMVIRDKYLLSLKDMNRVKAIGDLVAAGVTSFKIEGRYKEIEYVKNITALYRENIDEFIAQNPEYCMASSGTCAFGFKPDPFKSFNRGFTDYFIDGVREKMGTPDSPKSMGEFIGTVDKCERDCFNIKGHDLINGDGLCFFTSDHDLTGCRVDRVEGERVFPNSMADITEGTATYRNLDIDFTRTLKGSTQCRTIAVDMDFKQDETGIRLKVVDEDGITVETSEAFPFEPAQKTERARSTIEAQLIKTKGTPYRVKSISISPGQPGFMPLSIINDIRRRVIEKLTIARFEHFISKGEEVVPKDVSSPEKELDYRANILNTRAMAFYERHGVKVTEMALESDDEIRKNYKTGRVVMTTKYCLRYELDACLKSKEGKRKGLVEPLRISDRQHTYRLEFDCMNCRMMIIVEGEVFAASGESDKR
- a CDS encoding RNA pseudouridine synthase, yielding MTQSRRHQPAGGLSILYEDRDIIVVNKPVGLLTIGTDREKQKTAHFTLNDYVRKGNSKSSNRVYVVHRLDRETSGILVFAKSEQVKMSLQDNWDKTEKHYLVILHGNLKEKEGTISSYLIENRALRVYSTKDSLKGKLSHTAYKVIEEIKGFTMVDVNLITGRKHQIRVHFSEMGHPVVGDKKYGPDETVSKRLALHARSIMFNHPFTRKPMSFDTGVPEEFNRLFRRLNIYTVKS
- a CDS encoding AbrB/MazE/SpoVT family DNA-binding domain-containing protein, whose translation is MLTKLTAKNQITIPKDVISSLPGVQYFDVSYSEGNVILKPVKVYDTDIDGIRSKMKQLGISEKTVEEAVIWARKK
- a CDS encoding putative toxin-antitoxin system toxin component, PIN family, yielding MIKVVIDTNVLVSALLFDGTPGKLVTLWKEKYILPLCSKEIMDEYLKVLAYPKFKLTNVEIEYLITVEILPWFQPVTVRKGKPFIKNDPQDDFFIWCAVEGDAYAIISGDNHLLSMKEPPVTVLTINDFLKFISNERGK
- a CDS encoding PQQ-binding-like beta-propeller repeat protein — encoded protein: MKKFMKILLAIAGIIILAVIVLVVMYWDTIGIMLGNRKVQPHTEVVRDIATSPVQPITKGEADWISWRNISGDNRSYVSGIKTDWSNGLRKVWEIDYLCDGEDSATWSAPIVQGNRLVVCGRDGKNDVVYCLNPEDGGLIWKQSYQAETSNEYGMGFRATPWIDDDRVYTYGRGGDLACWNLLNGEKIWHKNVHDAGGEEPTWGLSSSPLVTASLVIVSGGGAARTIAYNKMTGDIIWKAGQGLAGYAAITMMEIDGEPVVLSFHGKGLAAITINDGKVLWDIEWQTSYDVNATTPVIKDNLVFITSGYKTGCELLRVTRSGAEVVWKNKEFASHHSDPFIIGDHIYGYSGDSMQNKGHFKCLELETGAEKWSTKEMGWGTCIAVEDYLLCKDVKGSLYLMRPDPEKFVKVAELPKIWGKVSGATWTKPILANGRLYLRFKQGLICLDIKLVS